ACCAACCTAGTAGTAAACTCCATCAAATACGGTAAAGAAAATGGTACTACAGAGGTAAGCATAGAAGACCTTGTAAATAACAAAATAATTATCCGTGTAAAAGATAATGGCGAAGGTATAGAGCAACAACATATACCTCGTTTATTTGAACGTTTTTACAGAGTAGATAAAAGTGGTGCACGCTCCGAAGGAGGCTCGGGGCTTGGGCTTGCTATTGTAAAGCACATTATAGAGGGGCACGACGAAAAAATGTATGTAGAAAGTAAATTTGGCGAAGGGTCAGAATTTTCATTTACCCTCGAAAAGACCAAATAAATCTTTCCATCGCATATCGCTACCCAAGTTTTTAAGCCCTTTATACATCGCTATTGTCTCTAAATCCTCTACCTTAAACGTATGTTGGCGTGCGTAAGGCACCAAGCCTGTTTTCTTTAGTTTGTGTGCTAAATATTCCTGCTCATACTGCCCAGGTGTAGGTATAAAAAAGGCTTTTTTACCTAGTTGTGCCAAATCCATAATAGTAGTATAGCCCGATCGGCATAATACTTGGTCACTTTCGTTAAAAGCCTGCTCCAATGCTTCGGTATTCATAAAATTGTAAAAAGTAATATTATCCTTTACGGTTACTTTCTCCTCTTTCTCTACAACACCCTTTACAAATATAACATTACCCTTAAATCGGGTAAGCTCGGTACTTAGTTTCTCTTCCAGTAGGGTACGCTGTGGCTCTGGTCCCGATAGTATTGCCATCAAATCATACTTCTTCTGTAAAGGCTTTCGGTGCAATCGGCTCAACGGTCCAATATACTTTACTTTAAGTCCGCTATTCTCTATATGCCCCAATTTACCAGATAAGTTAGGCGATGTTTGTACATCGGGCACCCAACACTCCTGGTATTTTCGTATAAATAATTGGTGTATTTTGGAGGTAAACCAAGTAGTATTGCCAGTAAGCACATTAAGCTGATGGGTAATAAATACCGATGGTTTCTTTTTAGAGAAAACACCCAATCGATTATCAGATATAATACCCGATATATTATGCTCCTCAATAAGTTTTTGCACCATTTGGTTTTCCCGCCTCACAGCAGCAATCATGTTGGGTATTTGCGTAATGAGTTTTAGCTTGAAAAAAGCCCCGTTTTTAGCATACTCAATTTGGTAGGGTGGTAGCTCTAGCGCAGTAAGGTGCGGAAACTCTTTTTTAAGTAATGCAAGCGCAACACCGTCGGATGCAATTACAGGCTCAAAACCATGGTTTTCTAATGCTTCAATAACGGGAATACAGCGTGTAGCATGACCCAAACCCCAATTTAGCGGAGCCACCAAAATTCTTTTCCTGTGTTGCAAAATGTAGTTTTTTGATAACTATTTAATAAGTGCAATCTAAAACTATTTCAGGTTTCGTATATTTCCCTAATTTTACCAAAATTTTAAGTTTAGTTGTGGGCAGTAAGAATAAATTGAAGCGATTTAAGGAGAACGAAACATTTAATAACGTTATTCAGCCGAGTAGAGAAGCCGAAGTGTTAAACAATTTTTCGCTTAAAGGGAATTGGGGAAAAACGTTTTTTAAAAATGAAAATCCCATTGTATTAGAGCTAGGTTGTGGTAAAGGCGAGTATACCATAGGCATGGCTAAACGCGACCCCAACACCAACTTTATAGGTATTGATATAAAGGGGGCACGTTTTTGGCGTGGGGCTAAAACGGCAATTGATGAGGGTATTGCCAATGTTGCTTTTTTACGAACGCAAATAGAGTTGATTGAATACTTTTTTGCCGAGAATGAAATTGCCGAAATTTGGATAACCTTTCCCGACCCCCAAATAAAATACAAGCGAACCAAGCACCGCCTTACAAACTCGGAGTTTTTACAGCGTTATAAAAAAATACTTGTACCAAATGGGATTGTAAACCTAAAAACCGATAGCGAGTTTATGCATGGTTACACGTTAGGCTTACTCCATGGCGAGGGGCACGAAATAATGTACGCTAACCACCATGTGTACCGTAACGAAGGTTCGCCAGCCATTGTTACCGAGATACAAACATTTTACGAGCAACAATACCTCCAAAAAGGTAAACCAATTACCTATATACAGTTTAAAATAAAATAATATGGATTTTGTCCTGCCCATTGTGTTAGGTTTTGTTTTGGCAGCCGCTGGTATTTCGTTACCAGGGCTTTTAAACATTACCGCCGCAAAAATTAGCCTTAACGAGGGTAGGCAAAGGGCAGTTATATTTGCATTAGGGGCTACAAGTATTATTTTTATACAAACGTACATTGCCGTATCGTTTGCAAAGTTTATAAACAGCCGCCCCGATATAATATACTTGTTGCAAGAAATGGGCTTAGGTATATTTGCAGTATTAACCGTTTACTTTTTGTTTATAGCCAAAAAGCCAAAGCCTAAAACAGATGGTATAACGGCAGATGTAAGGAGCAAAAAAAGTAAATTCTTTTTGGGGGTATTGCTCTCAGCATTAAACTTTTTCCCAATACCGTATTACGTTTTTATGAGTGTAACACTCTCCAGAAATCATTATTTCTTTTTTACACCACTATTTATATTCCTGTTCGTTATGGGCGCAGTAATAGGCTCATTTACCATATTTTACCTTTACATCATATCCTTTAAACGATTTGAGCACAAGGCAACCTTCTTCCTAAAAAACATCAATTATTTTATGGGTAG
The Flavobacterium litorale genome window above contains:
- a CDS encoding LysE family transporter codes for the protein MDFVLPIVLGFVLAAAGISLPGLLNITAAKISLNEGRQRAVIFALGATSIIFIQTYIAVSFAKFINSRPDIIYLLQEMGLGIFAVLTVYFLFIAKKPKPKTDGITADVRSKKSKFFLGVLLSALNFFPIPYYVFMSVTLSRNHYFFFTPLFIFLFVMGAVIGSFTIFYLYIISFKRFEHKATFFLKNINYFMGSITGIVALITLIRMMRS
- a CDS encoding glycosyltransferase, translated to MQHRKRILVAPLNWGLGHATRCIPVIEALENHGFEPVIASDGVALALLKKEFPHLTALELPPYQIEYAKNGAFFKLKLITQIPNMIAAVRRENQMVQKLIEEHNISGIISDNRLGVFSKKKPSVFITHQLNVLTGNTTWFTSKIHQLFIRKYQECWVPDVQTSPNLSGKLGHIENSGLKVKYIGPLSRLHRKPLQKKYDLMAILSGPEPQRTLLEEKLSTELTRFKGNVIFVKGVVEKEEKVTVKDNITFYNFMNTEALEQAFNESDQVLCRSGYTTIMDLAQLGKKAFFIPTPGQYEQEYLAHKLKKTGLVPYARQHTFKVEDLETIAMYKGLKNLGSDMRWKDLFGLFEGK
- the trmB gene encoding tRNA (guanosine(46)-N7)-methyltransferase TrmB, with the protein product MGSKNKLKRFKENETFNNVIQPSREAEVLNNFSLKGNWGKTFFKNENPIVLELGCGKGEYTIGMAKRDPNTNFIGIDIKGARFWRGAKTAIDEGIANVAFLRTQIELIEYFFAENEIAEIWITFPDPQIKYKRTKHRLTNSEFLQRYKKILVPNGIVNLKTDSEFMHGYTLGLLHGEGHEIMYANHHVYRNEGSPAIVTEIQTFYEQQYLQKGKPITYIQFKIK